TCGGAACAAAATTTTTTATACTAGAATTCTAATATCTAGAAAGATCAGATATTCATCCTACGATATAGAAAGTATGCAGCTGATGTGAAAATCACTGGTGTCATCCACATTCCAATCCAAATCGGCAAAGCACCATTTTCAGCTAATGTTTTAGCTGTAGAATTTAAAATGTAATACAATAATACTACGGCAATAGTCAAACCTAAACTAGCCACACCTGCAGAACGTTTGGTGATCGCTCCCGCCAATGCGCCTAATGTGACCACAACAAATGACATGAATGGCATTGCAAACGCCATATGTTGTTGTACGATAACGTTACGAAATGGAATCCCTTTTATGATTCGAGATTCAATTTCATCCGCAAGTTCAAAAAAATTCATTTCTTCTGGATTTCGAACAGGTTTTGAAAAGTATGCTAAATCTTCAGGAAAATCATATGTTTTCTCTGCATATTTTGTTCTTGAAACTAGTTCTAAATTTTGATTGAATCTAACTTCTTCAGCGTCATATAACACCCAACTATGTGGGTTTGGAATGAACTTTGCTTTTTGAGAGGATACAGTATATGTAGGATAACCATCAGGAGTGATTTCAATATAGTTAAATCCTCCCTTGACGGTATTTTCTTTTTCATCGATCCAATAAACGTAGTAAAAACCTTTTTTACCTTTGATATGCAATTGGTAAACAAAATCGATCAACCGATTGGATCCCTTTGCCATTATACTAAATTCTATTTGTGCATTTTTATTGGCGGGTATCACAACGAGTTGTCCAAACAGAGTCATGACGAGCCATATCACGATTCCAAAAAATAAAATAGGAGTGATGATTCGCATAAAGGAAACACCGGCGACCATCATCGCAACAAGTTCCTTGTTAACACTAAACTGACCAATCACAAAACATACAGAAAACATCAAAGCTGGTGCTACAACTTGGTCAACCATAGATGGTAACGAATATAAAACATGTAAATATACATGTGACTGATTGACCTTTGATGAAACTAAATATTTCATTACATCTGTAAATTTATAAATCACAATCATCGAAGTTAACATGATGAGTGTGCCTAAGAAGGTTTTAAAAAAATCAAAAAATAAATATCGGTCGAGAGTTCTAAAAGGAATAAACTCTTTTTTGAACCAGAGAAATGGAGTTAGAATAAGGTTCATTGAATTTCCAATAACAACATACTCATATCATCCGAAATCCGCTTAGCAGAAAAGGACATTGAGTCTTCATATATTACATTTAAAAATTCATCACCTTTTTTGTCAGAATGATTTTTGATGGAAGAAAACAAATGTTCTTCTCCATAAATTTCGCCAGATTCATCAAATACCTCTAAAATCCCATCCGAATACAACAAAATGCGATCTCCAGGTTCAGGGGTGATTTGATAGTTTTTTAAGTTAGGTTTTAAGAATGAAACGATGAGTGTCCCGATTCCCTCTAACAATTTGGGTCCATTGTCTTTCTGAATGAGAATGATTGGAGGGTGTCCAGCTATAGAATATTTGATCTCTTTCGTTTCAGTATCCACAAATAATACGCAAGCACTGATATGATTATTAGGAACAAGAGATTGTAATTCATCATGAATTGCCTTCAAACAATCAGAAGGTTGGTTTGTATTCCCATGAATCTTAAAAGCAAGCACTGCCATTGCAGATACCATGGCAGAAGCAATTCCATGACCAGACACATCGGCAAAAAATAATGCCATTTTACCATCTTCTCTTTCCAAGTAACTGATGGCATCTCCGCCAACTTGGTCAAAAGAGCGAAAAAAAGAATAAAACTTAATTCCTTTTGTTTTTGGCCAATCCGTTGTCACTAAATTTGATTGAGTTTCATTTGCTAATTCCAACTCACTTAACATACGATCTTGGAATTTTTTCAACTGTGATTCCGAAACTCGCAATTTTTCTACAGAACTGAGTCGTATATTGAGAGTTAGATAAGAGACCAAGGCTGGTGTGATGATTGCAGAAAGATAAAGTGATAAATCTACTTGTTGTTCTTTTGAATAAATTCCTACTAAAATTCCTGCAGATGTAACAGTCGCCAAATATGAAACCATCGAACGTCTATCAACAAAGCTTACACCAATACAAGAAAGCACTAATATCATACCCACCAAATAACCAATGTATAACGAATTCCAATACAAGAGTATCAACGAATGAGCACTCATTGTATAAAAAAATACCAACATAATGTATTGGATGTTTTTACGAACCCAATCTACAAAATAAGTGGAGATGAAAAATGATAGAGTAATAGAAGCATGAATGATTCGAATCCATTTTGGATCGTAAAGACCGAGTTCTTCTACAGGTGCAAAAATTCCAAATCCGATAAAACTAGAAAACACAACAAGACATATTCTTGAGATCTTCAGTACCTCATCATCAAGTTTGAATCGATCTTGTATGGATTGTAACATCATACCAAATTTGTGTTCCCAAATTTTATTTTAAAAAGTTCAGGTAAAGCAGACGGTTTTTGTAATTCAAAATCAAACCAAACAAAACTGGCATTTCCTGTTAGGACACATTCATTCTCCTCATTCCACATAGAACAAATGACAGAAAAAGCTCTGGAAGAGATTGTATTGACCTCGAGTGTAATTTCCAAGGTGGCCGGAAAAACAACTTGTTTACGATAATCCATATCTAAATGAGTTAAAACAGGTCCTGCTTTGACGGGTTTTACTGGCGAGTCCCAAAGTCCCTCTTTCGTAAAATAATCAGCACGAGCCGATTCAAAATAACGAACATACGTTACATTGTTGACATGGCCAAAAGCATCCATCTCTCCCCAGACAACTTGTTGAATGAATTTATGTTTGTATTTCGTTGGTTTTGACATTTGTGTTACCGAACTTCGAAAAAAGACAACGAAACCACTTTGTTATTTTTGTCTTTGATTTCCAAACGATACTCTCCTTTTTTTGGTTCCCAGAGATAAGGTTCACCTGCTCTCGCAAGAAATAAATCGTTAAGATGATAAGAATACGAAACATCGTAGGAACTGATTGTAAAGAGGATTTTTTGTCGGCCGTTTGGAATATCAGGATCCAATGCAAAAATACTCCCACTAACCGGAGTCAAAATTCGAAACGATTTCGTTTTTTCAATCGTATTAGGATTTGGTACTTCATCGCTAATTTGTGAATCTACATCCAATGGTTTTAACTGGGAACCAAGTGACTCGTGTAACAAATCCATAGTTTCTCGCCAAACAGGTGCTGCACCTGTAATCCCTGATACATCTAACATAGGGCTTCCCGTAGGATTGCCAACCCATACACCAACTGTATAATGTTCTGAATAACCAATGCACCAATTGTCTCTCATATCTTGGCTTGTCCCTGTTTTGACTGCTGTAAAATAAGAAGTGGATAAAAAATTATCCCAACCAAAACCATAAGACCTTGCTTCACGATCTGATAAAATATCCGAAATCATATAACTGACCTGTGGTGAAAAAATGACAGTTTGCAAAGGTTTTCCTTCCGCTTGTTTCCATTGGACTTTTGAATACATTCCTCCATTGGCAAATACACGGTATGCATTGGTAAGTTCTAATAAATTAATGTCAGCTGCTCCAAGTGCTAAGGATGGACCATAATATTCTGGGTATTGTAATCCTTGGATCCCTAGGTCAGTTAAAATAGAAACAAACTCGTTCACATCTAAAAAAGATAAAGCTCGAATCGCAGGAATATTGAGTGATGATGCGAGACTTTCTCTTACCGTTACATTTCCCTTATACGATTTATCATAGTTTAAAGGACGATAGATGCCTTGGTAAACGGGTATGCCAATTGGTGAATCAGAAAGTATGGAGTTAGGCGTAAGTTTTTTCTGTTGGAAGTTCAATGCATACACAAATGGTTTGAGAGTGGAACCAACTTGTCGTTTGGTACGAATTAAATCTAACTGTGAAACTGAACTCTCTTTACCGATATTTGAAACATAAACGAGAACATTTCCCGTTTTGTTTTCCAATACAATGACAGCACCATCCTTTACATTCCGATTTTCTAATGTTTTGATATTTCTACTTAATATCTCCTCTACTTTTTTTTGGTAGGATAACGAAAGTGATGTATTAACCTTCATAGGTAAATTAGAATGATAATCACCCAAATCCAAAATCGATTTTGCAAATAATGGGACAAAGGATGGATGTTGTGAGTAATCTAAATTACGAAATAATGATTCTCTTACAAATTGCGAAATCACTTCGCAGTCGGATGATTCGCTATCTTTTTCTAATTTTAACAAACACACTCGTTTTGAAATTTTTTGAATGGAACTTTGGGGCGAACGAATCAGAGCAGCGAGTAAATATGATTCATTCGGTGTGAGAGAACTAACTGACTTTCGAAATAACCCTTTCGTAGCTGATGCAATTCCTCTAAGTTCCCCTCGGAAATAAATTAAGTTTAAATAGGCGGTAAAAATTTCTTCTTTTGTCCAAACGGACTCTAACTCCGTTGCACGATTGATTTGTTTAATCTTTTGAAAAAATGATTTTCGATATTTTGGTTTTGGTTGTAATTCAGGATCAAGGATTGCAACAAGTTGCATGGTGATAGTCGAACCACCTCGAAGTGAAAATCCTCTTAAACTCGACCACATGGATGCAACCATCGCATTCCCATCCACACCATTGTGTTCAAAGAATCGTTTATCTTCGGCATGTATGACAGAATCGATCAGAAACTTTGGAAACTCTTTATACTCGACCCATTCTTCGGAACGATATTCCTTTTTCATACGTAGTCTTTGGATGAGTTCCCCTTGCCGATCGTAAAAACTAATATCAGAAGGAGTGAAGTTAGATTTAACTTCTTGGTAAGTGGGAAAAGCCAATAGAATCGAAGGGATATATAGAATAGTAAAACAAACAATCAAAAATTTCCTTTCCAATTTAAATGGAAATAATGTTTTGAATCGAATCATAAGAAAAAACAAAAATTTCACAAAAAGAAAATGTTTGGAGTCAATCTTCCAAAGTTTCTTTTGTTTCATAACCTGTTTCAATAATGAAATGGCTTCCATACTCTCTAATTTTATAAGGAAGATTCACCCAAATATTTTGAATACTTTGGTGTTCTGGAATTTGGCACAGGATTAAAAAAGGTTTGTTTGTCGAAAGGCAAAATTGGTATAAATCTTCCAACATTTCTTTCATACGAGTTGGAGTTTCCGACCAATACGTGTAAGGTGGGTCCAAATAAAAAATATAAGCTAACTCATCCCCCAATTCCCATTTTAACGCATGTTTTGTGGCATCTTTTCGAAACAATTGTACATTTGATAAACCACGAAACAAGGAATGCAAATTACGAAATCTAGTTTGGTCTAACTCATAGGTGAGAAGTCTTTTTACAGACAAACTATAAGCTTCAGCAGAGATCTGACCGCTACCTGCGAAATAATCACAAAACAAAACCGAATCAAATCCAATTCCCCAAGATAACAACTTAGAATCCATCAATGAGAAAATTGCTTTTTTCACAAGGCTATTGGTAAAATTTAAATGCCCTGAAACATCGGGTGGCGTAGGAATTTCTTTTCCTTTCCATTTGCCATGAGAAATCCGTAGACCTTTCATTTATTTTCCAACCGATTTCATTTCTTCTAACTGTGACAAAATATGTTTGGATGGAGCATTGGATTCAATTTCCGTAAAAATCTTTTTTGCCTCGGCTTCATTTTTTAAATCCATAAGGCCTAACCCATACAATAGGAGTGCATCATTGTATTTGGGACTTTGTTTGCCGTACTTTTGAAATTCTTTTCCCCATTCCACTAGTAAGTCGGATTCACCAAACACAAGTGCTCTTTCCATAAACAAATAAATTGCGTTCCAGTAATGTGGCGATACTCTAAAGTTAGGTGATACTTCTTTACCTACTTTGGATTTGAGATTTGACCAATTTTCTTCTGTTGAAACATAGAGAAAAAAAATCCGAGGATCTTTTTCAGATTCGGCTCCATTTAGGTATTGGAGCGATTGTTTGGAAACAAGAGAATAATTACCTTTTTTGAATTCTGCATACAATGTCGAAAATCCTGAAGTTTCGCTCCATAAAATAGTTGGAACGACCAAAAGACAAAAAAGAGAATTGGTATAAGTCAAATTATAGTTCGGTAATATTGGCAGATCCACACATTGGGCAGATCAATTCCCATGAGTCGAGGTATTCATCTTCACCTTCCGCTTCCCACCGATGGTCACAGTCCTCACATGCATACGTTACAACGTCTTCGTTTAGGCTCTCAGCATCGAATTCGTCATCATCTAAAAAGTCATCTTCCATACCCTTCTCACTAAATCACAAAGAAAAAGCCGTGTCAAGTGGGGAGGGCAAAAAAAAATGGGATCAAACGATGGCGATTTACTCCCGGTACGAACCACATAGAAAGAAGAAATCAAAGGCACCGCTATTTTTATTGGTTTTAGCGCTAGGCCTTTCCGCTTTAGGGTTTACCTATAGAAAAGAAATTTATTTTCTTTTTGCCAAAGACCAAAGTGTCAGGGCAGAAAAAACCAAAGAAAAAACGATCGAACTTTGGAAATCAGGGAATCTTAAAGAAAAAGACATCGAGGACTTCCAATCCATTGCCACCACGTATTCAGAAAAAGACCCTACTGATCCAATTGCCTTCCATTTGATCGCTCGAAGTTTGTATTGGAATCTAAATCGTTTGGGGATCCAATTCGATCATGACAGTTTAATCTTACATTTAGGTTCTTCTTTCCGTGAATTTATTGGAAGTTCAGTTCTCGCCGAATCAACATTAGATTCTATTTTTTGGAATGCACGTACAGCTGAAGCATACTCTTCATCACAATTCTCCGATTGGGAAAACAATCGAGTGTTGTTATTTTTAGGAGAAACTCACAGAGGAGTCAAAAGACCACAAGTGCTCGTGGGTGAATATGGGAATTTAGACCGATCCAAGTTATCTTTAGAGCTCCAATCCGTTTATATATGGCTTCTCACTTTTAATACGATGCTTGCAGGAGATGCAGCTGGCTTAGATCATTTGATAACCATTACAAAAGATCCAAATTATAAAATTGGGATCCACTTTTCGCCAAGAGAAGAAAACTTTTTACGTGGTCTTGGTAAGTATTATAAAAAAGATTATGTAGGAGCTTTGTCATTACTCAGACAAGCCAAAACCAATAATCCCGATCGTATCACTGAAACTTCCATTATCACCGAAGCCACGATCTTTCACTTACAAAACTTATCTCAAAAAGGGATTGATCTCTTAGAAGAATTTTATCTATCCAATGGAAAGAAAAATACCGACATACCAATTCTTATCACAAAGTTTATGAAAGAAAAACCAGGCCTCAAAACCAAATTGGATCTAACGTTGGATAAAAAAGAATGAAATTCTATTTATTTATTTCTCAAATTCTACCGAACATCGGCAGAAAAATCAAATGGTTCAAAACTGTTTTTCAACAACTTGGTTCTAAAAAAAGTTTCCTTTGGATTCCATTGAGTATTGGATTGAGTTTCAATTGTGGTCTCTTTTACAAAGGAGTTCCCAAACCTGGAGAATTTTGTTATGTATTATCCAAACCTCCAGAATGTTTGTTTGTAGACTTTGAATCAAAAAAATTATTGTGGGAAGGTGTAGAGTATTCCCTGGATGAAAAACTTCGAATGGATTATTTTTTCCATAAAAACGAAGATTTGTACGAACTCACCGTCTCTACGGTCAATCGAGTAGAAATCAAAAATTTATCAAAATCTAACTTCAATCAGTTTTATATGAGGAAAAAAGAGAAATTTACTGAGATACAAAAAGGAAATTCAAATGATGAAACAAAGCATTGAAGATATCCAAAAAGAAATTATCTCTGAGTTTTCTGAACTCACTGATTGGGAAGAAAAATTCCAATACCTAATTGAGTTAGGTGAAGAATTACCATCGTTTCCTGATGAAAAAAGAACAGATGAGTATTTGGTACCAGGTTGCCAATCACGTGTGTGGGTTGCACCAAAGTTAAGTGAAGGAAAATTAGAATTTGATGCTGATAGTGATACAGCGCTGACAAAAGGACTTATCGCAATTCTCATACGAGTGTTTTCAGGACAAAGTCCAGAAGATATAGCGAATGCCTCACTCGGTTTTATAGAAGAGGTTGGTCTATCAAAGTTTTTATCGATCTCTAGACGAAATGGACTCTTTTCTATGGTACAAAAACTAAAGGGGTACGCAGAAAAAGTATAACACTCTTCTTTTTTCCTTTCCAAACCATTTGAATCTGCTTAGAATTTTCATTCGAATCATCGTTAGGAATTCTATGAAACAAATTCTAATTTTCATTTTAGTTCTTTTTACATTACAATGCGGAAAGGATCTTTCTCCTTTTGGAGGAGAACCAAATGTCACTCCCTTACCCAATCGTTTAAAACCAGAATGGCCAAATCCTGATTGGAAAGTCGTAACACCTGAATCTGTGGGAGTTAAATCCGAGAAACTCAATTTAGTTGAAGAGTATGCATTCACTCGTACAGGAGATGAAACGGATCGAAAAGGGCGGAGAACCGATGCTCTAGTGATCCTTCGGAATGGAAAACTCATTTATGAAAAGTATGCGCGAAATTTCAAAGAAGATAAAGTCCACTTAACTTGGTCTGTGTCCAAAAGTATTTTACAAACTATGTATGGAATCGCTGTAAAACAAGGACTTATCAAGTTAGATGATCCAGGTTATTATCATTACGAACCACTCAGCCGTGATGAAGCTCATAAAAAAATTACAATTCGCCATTTGTTAAATATGTCTTCGGGTCTTGCAGCAGAAGAAGGTTATGAAAGTGGGCCTTTGAAGTCTTCCGTGATCGCTATGTTGTATACAAGGGGTAGAAAGGATATGGGAAGTTTTTGTGCAGACCTACCACTCCGAGCAGAACCTGGAACACAAGTATACTACTCAAGTTGTGATACTAATATCTTATCTGCGATCTTAAAAAAAGTTTATGGAGCGGAAGAGTACGACAAACTCCCATTCGAAAAAATCTTCAAACCATTAGGGATTACAAACGTAACATTTGAACGAGATGGATCAGGGACTTATGTAGGTTCATCATATCTTTATATGACAGCAAGAGACCTTGCTAAAATTGGATATTTATACTTAAATGATGGTGTTTGGAATGGCGAAAGGTTATTACCAGAAGGTTGGGTGGCATTCACAAGGACTCCAGCCCCAGGATACAAAACTACTCCCTATTCTGATGATTTATCCCAAGACAACTATACTGCTCATTGGTATGCCAATACAGGAGTTCCCAACCGAGGGATTCATGAGCCATGGCCAGATGCACCTCATGATACATTTGCAGCAATTGGTCATTGGGGACAAATGTTGTATGTCATACCCAGTTTAGATCTCATCGTAGTACGGTTTGGTGATGATCGTGAAAAAGCTTTTATAAAAAATGATTTTTTAAAATTAATTAAGGAATCGGTGATTCGGTAATCTTATGAAACGTAAAATCTCAGTGATTCTCGCTTTGTTATTTTTGTTCGTTATGTTTTGGGCACAATGGAACTGGAAACATCTTTCCAGTTTTCCATCGATCATTTCCAGTTTTTATTCAAAAGAATATTGCAGTTGTTATTTTGTGGTGGAGTTATCAGAAGAACAGTGCCATGATTTTGCGAGGCAATGGGTTCCTATCAGCGAATTCAAATTAGACAAAGAAAATCGTTCTGTGACGGTGAAAGGACTTGGTCGAACCAATACTGCCAAATTCCAATCGAAAACGTATGGTTGCACTTTATTAAATGAGTGAATCCAATTAACGGTAGTATCGTATCCCTGGAAAAATAAAATTTATGCCAAAGATTAACCCTTTGGCTTTCACCTCTTCCGGTACAGGACCAAAGTTTTGACCTCGGATGGAATCAAGGCAAGCTTGGTCGACTACCACTTGTCCTTGTGAAGAAACTAAACGTACATCCAAAACTTGGCCTTGTTCGCTGAGCATAAACAATACTTTGGTTTCCCCTTCTTTGATCCCTTCTCTTGCCACAACACCCGCCATATCACGGTAGGCATAGTTCCCTCCACCAGGTGGAGCAAAGGATTCTTCAATCCGCTTCAACATATTCTTAAAATAATAATAACCAGCAAGTTGTTTGGTCGGGATAGTTAATGCCTTTGCACCATCCCAGCGAAACAAAAAATCTTGTTGGAACCGATAGTTAAAAGGAATTTTGGTCATCTGACCAGCGCTAGCTGACTGATTAGGACTTTCCTGTGCATTTGAATTGGTTTTTGGATCTGCTTTAAAAATTCCAAACTCAAAAATGTCATCTTCTTTCGTTTGTTCTGCTTTAGGTTGCATTTTACTTGGTGTAGATGCAGCACTTCCCATAATGAATTCTCGAAATTGAGTCAGTGTGTGAAATCCTTGTTTTTCTGTGATTCCGCCACCGCCCGCCGAATCTTTGTTAGATAATGCTTTGTATTCATCTTTTTTGTCTGGATTAATGAACTGTTGTTCGACGAGTACTTCGTATATTTTTTCTTGTTCTTTCGGGCCGAGGTTTTCGATTGATTGTTCTTCTGCCCACATCTTCCATAACATATTCCGAGTGATGAGATGAGCCAAAAAAAAGGAAGAGATTAAGATGACAAATGTGAAGGCGAAGAAGAGACGTTTTTCCCCTTCTTCTTTTTCGGGTAATCGGAAATCAAAAGAGAGTGGGGCCATTTTCACGATTTTCTCCCGTATTTCCAGTATAGGGAAGCCCCAAATGTTCGTAAGCTTTTTTCGTAGCCACTCGGCCTTGGGGAGTGCGGTCGATGAGACCAACACGCACTAGGAATGGCTCATATGTGTCTTCGATGGTTCGTTCTTCTTCGCCAAGTACGACAGCAATTGGTTTGATTCCAACTGGTCCACCACCATAACGCGAAATGAGGATATCTAATATTTGCCTGTCTACGGCATCAAGTCCCAAATGGTCCACACCCATTCGATCAAAAGCATACCGACAGGTTTTCAAACTAACAGACGTTTCGTTGTTGACCTCTGCAAAATCACGCACACGTTTTAATAGATGGTTTGCAATCCTTGGAGTTTTTCGACTCCGTTTACCAACTTCCATGGCAACCCCTTCTCCCAAGTCCACACCAAGTAATTTTGCCGAACGTTCCACAATGATTTGCATCTCTTCATCCGTATAAAAATCAAGTTTGAGGTGGATGCCAAATCTGGATTTGAGTGGATCACTGACAAGACCCGACCTGGTGGTCGCGCCGACTAATGTGAATGGTTGGAGTTGGATTTGTAATGCGTTTGCAGTGACACCTTCTCCTACCACAAGGTCCACAAAAAAGTTTTCCATTGCAGGGTATAAGAGTTCTTCCTGTTTTTTGATGAAACCATGGATTTCATCGATGAAGAGGACTTCATTTGTTTTGAGTAAAGTGAGAAACCGGACCAAATCCGCTCCCTTCGAAATCGCTGGAGCAGAAGTGGGAGTAAAAGCGACTGCTAACTCGTTGGCAATGATATTGGCAAGTGTGGTTTTCCCAAGTCCAGGAGGACCAGAAATGAGTACATGGTCAAGTGTGCTTTTTCGTTTGCGTGCCGCTTCGACATATACCGATAGATTGGCTAATACCTCTTTTTGTCCAATGAACTCAGACAGTTTTGTGGGGCGAAGGTTTGGTTCTTCTTCGCCCGCTTGCATCCAATCTTCTCGTAAACTCACCTCAATTGGGTTTCTTCTCTGGAGTGATGGACGTCAAGATTTCATTTTTATTTCGGATGATTTTTAGTTCGACTCGTTTGCCAATTTTGGAATTTACAATCAAACCAACGAGTTCATCCGGCGTTCGGATTGGTTTTCCATCAAATTCAATGATCACATCCATAAGTTGTAAACCTGCTTTGTTGGCAGGAGAACCTTTGTAGATTTGGTGGACCACTGCTCCTTGGTTGTTTTTCAATCCAAATTGTGCGATATCACGATCTGTGATGTAATCAACACCAGCACCAATCCAAGCTCTTGCGACAACTCCATTCACTTTCAATTCTTCTACCACTCGCCGCGCTTCATTGATGGGAATGGCAAAACCAATTCCATCCGAACCACCCGATTGGCTCACAATCATTCGGTTGATACCAATGACTTCCCCTCTGATATTGAGAAGTGGTCCTCCACTATTCCCTTGGTTGATGGCAGCATCTGTTTGGATATACGCAAGACCAGACCGGTCGAGACCTCCCCTTTGGATGGCGGAGACAACTCCAACGGTAAAAGATTGTTCGAGTCCAAGTGGAGCTCCGATGGCAATCGCCCAGTTCCCCACTCTGACTTTACTGGAATCACCGATCAAACTAGGAACAAGGGTCCCCTTTGGCGCGCTGATCTTTAATAAGGCAATGTCTGCCGTGGGATCCGAACCAATGAGTTTTGCTTCGTATTCACTTTTATTTTTTAACTTCACTGTAAACTTATCCATGTTTTGTACAACATGGTGGTTTGTCATAATGTAACCATCTTCGTTTAATACGATGCCTGATCCAAGTCCCGAAAGTTTTTGTTGTCGAGACCCCTTCCTTTGGTTTTGGGGATTCCCAAAAAAATATTCAAACGGATGTAAAGGTACATTTACTGTCCCTTCTGTGGCAATTGAAACCACACTCGGGGAAACTTTATCAAACACTTCTTGGAACGCATCTTCTAAGGCAACAGCTTGCGTTTGTGCAGGTGATAATTTTTCACCACCATCTGCTTTGAGTTGCAGTGGGTTTTCCGAAGAATTTCCGCATGTGAGGATGGGAGACAAAAATGTCCCGAGTAATAAAAAGCTAAATGCGACGGCTAAGTATCGTAATGGATTCGTTTTTTTCTCAGTCATAGACAATGAATACTCTCTCCTATTATATAAGACCCTAGAAACAGAGGGAAAGTTCCCATTTCTTGGGATCGATTTTTTATAAAAAAACTTGAACAAATTGTAACAAACAAATCAAGTTTTAGTATGGCAACTAAGGTTTTGATTCCCCTCTGTCCAGGATTTGAAGAAATGGAAGCCATCATTCTCATTGATGTTTTGCGGCGTGGGAATGTGCAAGTTGTCTCGGCAAGCAAATCAAAAGAACCGATCATTGCCTCTCGGAACACGATCCATTTAAGTGATACAATTTTCTCTGAAATCAATCCAAACGAATTCGATGCAATTGTTTTGCCAGGTGGACTCAATGGAACAAAGAACTTGATGGCAGAAACAGAAATC
The Leptospira bouyouniensis DNA segment above includes these coding regions:
- a CDS encoding serine hydrolase domain-containing protein, with product MKQILIFILVLFTLQCGKDLSPFGGEPNVTPLPNRLKPEWPNPDWKVVTPESVGVKSEKLNLVEEYAFTRTGDETDRKGRRTDALVILRNGKLIYEKYARNFKEDKVHLTWSVSKSILQTMYGIAVKQGLIKLDDPGYYHYEPLSRDEAHKKITIRHLLNMSSGLAAEEGYESGPLKSSVIAMLYTRGRKDMGSFCADLPLRAEPGTQVYYSSCDTNILSAILKKVYGAEEYDKLPFEKIFKPLGITNVTFERDGSGTYVGSSYLYMTARDLAKIGYLYLNDGVWNGERLLPEGWVAFTRTPAPGYKTTPYSDDLSQDNYTAHWYANTGVPNRGIHEPWPDAPHDTFAAIGHWGQMLYVIPSLDLIVVRFGDDREKAFIKNDFLKLIKESVIR
- a CDS encoding TonB family protein, with the protein product MAPLSFDFRLPEKEEGEKRLFFAFTFVILISSFFLAHLITRNMLWKMWAEEQSIENLGPKEQEKIYEVLVEQQFINPDKKDEYKALSNKDSAGGGGITEKQGFHTLTQFREFIMGSAASTPSKMQPKAEQTKEDDIFEFGIFKADPKTNSNAQESPNQSASAGQMTKIPFNYRFQQDFLFRWDGAKALTIPTKQLAGYYYFKNMLKRIEESFAPPGGGNYAYRDMAGVVAREGIKEGETKVLFMLSEQGQVLDVRLVSSQGQVVVDQACLDSIRGQNFGPVPEEVKAKGLIFGINFIFPGIRYYR
- the ruvB gene encoding Holliday junction branch migration DNA helicase RuvB, with the protein product MQAGEEEPNLRPTKLSEFIGQKEVLANLSVYVEAARKRKSTLDHVLISGPPGLGKTTLANIIANELAVAFTPTSAPAISKGADLVRFLTLLKTNEVLFIDEIHGFIKKQEELLYPAMENFFVDLVVGEGVTANALQIQLQPFTLVGATTRSGLVSDPLKSRFGIHLKLDFYTDEEMQIIVERSAKLLGVDLGEGVAMEVGKRSRKTPRIANHLLKRVRDFAEVNNETSVSLKTCRYAFDRMGVDHLGLDAVDRQILDILISRYGGGPVGIKPIAVVLGEEERTIEDTYEPFLVRVGLIDRTPQGRVATKKAYEHLGLPYTGNTGENRENGPTLF
- a CDS encoding S1C family serine protease, whose protein sequence is MTEKKTNPLRYLAVAFSFLLLGTFLSPILTCGNSSENPLQLKADGGEKLSPAQTQAVALEDAFQEVFDKVSPSVVSIATEGTVNVPLHPFEYFFGNPQNQRKGSRQQKLSGLGSGIVLNEDGYIMTNHHVVQNMDKFTVKLKNKSEYEAKLIGSDPTADIALLKISAPKGTLVPSLIGDSSKVRVGNWAIAIGAPLGLEQSFTVGVVSAIQRGGLDRSGLAYIQTDAAINQGNSGGPLLNIRGEVIGINRMIVSQSGGSDGIGFAIPINEARRVVEELKVNGVVARAWIGAGVDYITDRDIAQFGLKNNQGAVVHQIYKGSPANKAGLQLMDVIIEFDGKPIRTPDELVGLIVNSKIGKRVELKIIRNKNEILTSITPEKKPN